GCAGTCGCCAACAGCCCAGACGTTCTCGGTACCGTTTACGACAAGGTATTCATTGACAGCGAGACCGCGGCGGGACTCGGCCTGAGCGGGGATCTGGGACATGAGGTCGCGTACgacgccgcggatggcgTTACCGGTGGCCCAGACGAGAAGACCGTAGGGGATGGTCTCAAGCTCCTTGGATCCGTCGGGCTTGGTCACCTCGGCTTGAATGTACTTGTCGGTAACCTTCTTGACCATGGTCTTGGTGCGGATGGAGATCTCCTCCTCCTTAAAGGTCGATTCGGTGTATTCAATCAGTTGCTTTGAGAACATGGGCAGAACGTTGGGGAGAGCCTCGACGAGAGTAACGTGGAAGTTGTCCTTGATTTCGGGAATCCATTTCTTCAGGTCATCGTTGAAGAAGTCCTTGAGTTCACCGGCGAATTCAACACCAGTGGGGCCACCGCCCACCACAACCATGTGCAGCAGACGCTTGACCTCGTCCTCGGTCTGATCCTTGAAACAGGCAGTCTCGATACAGTCCATAATGCGCTTACGAATGTTCTGAGCGTCACCGACTTCCTTCAGGAAGCAGGAGTTCTCACGAACACCGGGAATACCTAGTTGTCACAAAATTAGTCCAAAATGCATCGTTTCAGATGCGAGATAGGATCCCACCAAAAGTCGCGTTCTCGGCACCAACACCGATCACAAGCATGTCAAAGGGAACCTCGGTGTGCGAGATGTCACCCTTAATTTCCGAATCATCACTGATATAAACAACCCGCTTCTCATAGTCGATCTTGGTGGCCTCGGCTTCATAGAACTGGACACTAGCCTTCTTGTGGCGCAGGATATTTCGGATAGGCTCCATGATCGAGCGGTGCTCGATCAAACCGGTGGTACAAGAGGGCAGCAAGGGAGTGAACAGGAAGTAGTTACGGGGGGAGACGACGATAACATTGTAGTTCTCCGTGTCAAGCTTCTTCAGGAGGGAAACAGAACCCCAGCCAGTTCCTTAATGAACATGGTCGCGTTAGCGACACTTCGGCCGTAGAGGATCAACAATTGCGGCCGACACTTACCGAGAATGACTAAAGTCTTCTTC
The nucleotide sequence above comes from Penicillium digitatum chromosome 1, complete sequence. Encoded proteins:
- a CDS encoding Alternative NADH-dehydrogenase produces the protein MAGSTLAIRKMAPSIMQLSSMTRRSMSTSQVLRAKPMRSTKISQSVSRIARRGYADAAPSPTLKPKKRFRALRWAWRLTWLSAIGLTGTVAYSIFDLRQPPDQAPPDPSKKTLVILGTGWGSVSLLKKLDTENYNVIVVSPRNYFLFTPLLPSCTTGLIEHRSIMEPIRNILRHKKASVQFYEAEATKIDYEKRVVYISDDSEIKGDISHTEVPFDMLVIGVGAENATFGIPGVRENSCFLKEVGDAQNIRKRIMDCIETACFKDQTEDEVKRLLHMVVVGGGPTGVEFAGELKDFFNDDLKKWIPEIKDNFHVTLVEALPNVLPMFSKQLIEYTESTFKEEEISIRTKTMVKKVTDKYIQAEVTKPDGSKELETIPYGLLVWATGNAIRGVVRDLMSQIPAQAESRRGLAVNEYLVVNGTENVWAVGDCAIANYAPTAQVASQEGAFLGRLFNTMAKAEALEQELEILSDRQSQAKGDEERNQIFDEIRERQKQLRRNKQIGPFQYSHQGSLAYIGKERAVADISWLSGNIASGGTMTYLFWRSAYLSMCFSTRNRVLVCVDWVKARLFGRDVSRE